A genomic region of Xiphophorus couchianus chromosome 18, X_couchianus-1.0, whole genome shotgun sequence contains the following coding sequences:
- the rps25 gene encoding small ribosomal subunit protein eS25, whose translation MPPKQDKKKDTGKSKKDKDPVNKSGGKAKKKKWSKGKVRDKLNNLVLFDKATYDKLYKEVPNYKLITPAVVSERLKIRGSLARNALQELLAKGMIKLVSKHRAQLIYTRNTKGGDEEAAAAEKA comes from the exons ATG CCTCCTAAACAGGACAAGAAGAAGGACACTGGGAAGTCCAAGAAGGACAAGGACCCAGTCAACAAGTCTGGAGGCAAAGCCAAGAAGAAG AAGTGGTCCAAGGGAAAGGTGAGGGACAAGCTCAACAACTTGGTCCTCTTCGACAAGGCAACCTACGACAAGTTGTACAAAGAAGTTCCCAACTACAAGCTCATCACCCCCGCCGTTGTGTCGGAAAGGCTGAAGATCCGTGGCTCTCTGGCCAGGAACGCCCTCCAGGAGCTGCTCGCCAAAG GCATGATCAAGCTGGTGTCCAAACACAGAGCTCAGCTGATTTACACACGTAACACCAAGGGTGGAGATgaggaggcagcagcagcagagaaagcATAA